A single genomic interval of Psychroserpens sp. NJDZ02 harbors:
- a CDS encoding sugar ABC transporter ATP-binding protein: protein MKTSENKYRLEMTGISKSFGVVSVLKDVNLKVKPGEIHALLGENGAGKSTLVKILSGVHHKDSGRVVLNGTEINPKNTHEGQVLGISVVYQELSLVNDLSVAENIYLHKLGASKFWMNWDKITNDAQALIDSLGFEIDASAKVRDLSIVQKQVVEIAKALSEDTKVLVLDEPTTVFDPTDIKKLFDNLFRLRDQGISIIYISHHLDEIFKIADSITVLRDGVDTGSMAVKDTDTDGVIRLMIGRELKDLYPVRDVEIGHDPIFEVKNLTAKETLVHDVSFSVRPGEVLGIAGLGGSGRTETAKLIFGADKKKSGTLLLNGKEIKTKSPVDAATHQIGFVSEDRKEEGVFLPLSIRRNISVTSFKSISGKLGFIKVDDEYKNVLGLIEKLNIKAPSSEVNVKNLSGGNQQKVALAKWLSIDSKVIFIDEPTRGVDVGAKIEIYNLINEVAKKGVGVVVISSDMPEIMGISDRILVMHKGTVYGELQKAQFSEENILRYAIGKQLK, encoded by the coding sequence ATGAAAACTTCAGAAAATAAATACCGTCTTGAAATGACAGGAATCTCCAAAAGTTTTGGTGTGGTTTCAGTACTTAAAGATGTTAACCTAAAAGTAAAACCAGGAGAAATTCATGCGTTGTTAGGTGAAAATGGTGCCGGGAAATCAACCTTAGTTAAAATATTAAGTGGTGTCCATCATAAAGATTCTGGAAGAGTTGTTTTAAATGGGACAGAGATTAATCCTAAAAACACACATGAAGGCCAGGTTTTAGGGATTAGTGTTGTGTATCAAGAATTATCTTTAGTAAACGATTTATCGGTTGCAGAAAATATCTATTTGCACAAATTAGGGGCGAGTAAGTTTTGGATGAATTGGGATAAAATAACAAATGACGCACAGGCCTTAATTGATTCTTTAGGTTTTGAAATTGATGCTTCAGCCAAAGTAAGAGATTTAAGTATTGTCCAAAAACAGGTCGTAGAGATTGCAAAAGCACTATCTGAAGATACTAAAGTGTTGGTTTTGGATGAACCAACAACGGTATTTGATCCAACAGATATTAAAAAGTTATTTGACAACCTTTTTAGATTACGAGATCAAGGGATTTCTATCATCTATATATCACATCATTTAGACGAGATTTTTAAGATAGCAGATTCTATTACGGTTCTAAGGGATGGTGTAGATACAGGAAGTATGGCGGTTAAAGATACGGATACGGATGGTGTTATTCGCTTAATGATTGGTCGTGAGCTTAAGGATTTGTATCCAGTACGCGATGTTGAGATTGGACACGATCCTATTTTTGAAGTTAAAAACTTAACCGCAAAAGAGACTCTAGTGCATGATGTGTCTTTTTCTGTAAGACCAGGAGAGGTCTTAGGTATTGCTGGATTAGGAGGTAGTGGAAGAACGGAAACCGCTAAGTTAATTTTTGGCGCGGATAAAAAGAAGTCAGGCACCTTATTATTAAACGGTAAAGAGATTAAAACAAAATCTCCTGTAGATGCTGCGACGCATCAAATTGGCTTTGTGTCTGAAGACCGAAAAGAAGAAGGTGTGTTTTTACCGTTATCCATTAGACGGAATATTAGCGTGACTAGCTTTAAGTCTATTTCTGGTAAACTAGGCTTTATTAAGGTGGATGATGAGTATAAAAATGTTTTGGGTTTAATTGAAAAATTGAATATCAAAGCCCCAAGTTCTGAGGTTAATGTTAAAAACCTTAGTGGTGGAAATCAACAAAAAGTAGCCTTAGCAAAATGGTTAAGCATCGATAGTAAAGTCATTTTTATTGACGAACCTACAAGAGGGGTTGATGTTGGTGCTAAAATTGAAATTTACAACCTAATAAATGAAGTCGCTAAAAAAGGGGTTGGTGTCGTCGTAATATCGTCGGATATGCCAGAAATTATGGGAATTTCAGACCGGATTTTAGTGATGCATAAAGGTACGGTTTATGGCGAGTTGCAGAAAGCGCAATTTTCAGAAGAAAACATATTAAGATACGCTATCGGTAAGCAATTAAAATAA
- a CDS encoding substrate-binding domain-containing protein codes for MKIKNVKIAVNKLLLPIVLLALISSVSSCVEHLDSSKATANSGDDGGEIFKSALDLTGKKIGYCTPSLNAPYYQALLQSIKSTTEKNGMIFYSADGQDDINKQIAAVEDLITRGVDALLLNPKDPDALVGITKVAKAAGIPVFIIDSSINPSADFVTTIQSNNLANGELAGAWLAKKMGNTPMNIALLSGNAGNPVGRTRKQGLLQGITEEQLRTQGKINLNVKTQAYTEWSYAGGLKAMEDILVAHPDINVVITESDVCVLGAIKAIAQAEKTDDILIVAGADGQKEAIKYIMDTDFYGCTAMNSPVQIGKNAVKHAIEYMNGKRDFDKKSYTAPLLITKENAAKYYNPNALF; via the coding sequence ATGAAAATTAAAAACGTAAAAATCGCAGTTAATAAACTACTATTACCAATAGTATTATTGGCATTAATAAGCAGTGTCTCTAGTTGTGTAGAGCATTTAGACTCCAGTAAAGCAACTGCTAATAGTGGAGATGATGGAGGCGAAATATTTAAAAGTGCTTTAGATTTAACCGGTAAAAAAATAGGATATTGCACGCCTTCGTTAAATGCACCGTATTATCAAGCTTTATTACAAAGTATAAAATCGACTACAGAAAAAAATGGGATGATATTCTACTCGGCAGACGGTCAGGATGATATTAATAAGCAAATAGCAGCGGTTGAAGATTTGATTACTAGAGGTGTTGATGCGTTGTTATTAAACCCTAAAGATCCAGATGCTTTAGTTGGAATAACCAAAGTGGCTAAAGCAGCGGGTATTCCTGTCTTTATAATTGATAGTTCTATTAATCCTTCAGCAGATTTTGTAACAACAATCCAATCTAACAACTTAGCTAATGGTGAATTAGCTGGGGCTTGGTTAGCAAAAAAAATGGGTAATACGCCAATGAATATTGCTTTATTAAGTGGGAATGCTGGAAACCCAGTAGGTAGAACACGTAAACAAGGGTTGTTGCAAGGGATTACTGAAGAGCAGTTAAGAACACAAGGTAAAATAAATTTGAATGTTAAAACACAAGCGTATACAGAATGGTCTTATGCTGGTGGTTTAAAAGCGATGGAAGATATTTTAGTGGCACATCCAGATATTAATGTGGTTATCACAGAATCAGATGTTTGTGTATTGGGTGCTATAAAAGCAATTGCTCAAGCTGAGAAAACAGATGATATTTTAATAGTAGCAGGAGCAGATGGACAAAAGGAAGCGATAAAGTATATAATGGATACCGATTTTTATGGTTGTACGGCCATGAATAGTCCCGTGCAAATTGGTAAGAATGCTGTCAAACATGCCATAGAATATATGAATGGAAAACGAGATTTTGATAAAAAATCGTACACAGCACCTTTATTGATTACTAAAGAAAATGCTGCCAAGTATTACAACCCAAATGCTTTATTTTAA
- a CDS encoding NAD(P)H-binding protein, giving the protein MKKTAIILGASGLTGGLLLDKLIKNEDYSEIKLFSRSKIEGLPSKVIQFIGDLLDLDQFKADFKAHQVFCCIGTTAKKTPDKSVYKQIDYGIPVAAAKLAKANGIDTFLVVSALGANPKSSLFYNKTKGEMERDVLKQDIQKTFILRPSLIGGDRKESRTLEKIGLALFRIIQPLFIGKLKQYKITDPGNMAQAMINLANSTSHAEVIITSNDIKRITKNN; this is encoded by the coding sequence ATGAAAAAAACAGCAATCATATTAGGAGCCTCAGGTTTAACTGGAGGTCTTTTACTCGACAAATTAATTAAAAACGAAGACTATTCAGAGATCAAGTTGTTTTCTCGTTCTAAAATTGAAGGATTACCTAGCAAAGTCATACAATTTATAGGCGATTTATTGGATTTAGACCAATTTAAAGCTGATTTTAAAGCACACCAAGTCTTCTGTTGTATAGGTACAACCGCTAAAAAAACGCCAGATAAGTCCGTTTATAAGCAAATAGATTATGGTATCCCTGTAGCAGCAGCAAAACTAGCTAAAGCCAATGGTATAGATACATTTTTAGTCGTGTCGGCATTAGGTGCTAACCCAAAGAGTAGTCTATTTTATAACAAAACAAAAGGCGAAATGGAACGTGATGTTCTTAAACAAGACATTCAAAAGACATTTATACTACGCCCGTCATTAATTGGTGGTGATCGCAAAGAGTCCCGAACCTTAGAAAAAATAGGATTGGCTTTGTTTAGGATCATTCAACCGTTATTTATTGGGAAATTAAAACAATATAAAATCACTGATCCAGGAAATATGGCACAAGCCATGATCAATTTAGCAAATAGTACAAGTCATGCCGAAGTCATTATTACTTCAAACGATATTAAAAGAATTACTAAAAACAATTAA
- a CDS encoding NAD(P)H-dependent oxidoreductase, with product MELLDKLNWRYAAKAMNGEKVAEDKVERILEAARLAPTSSGLQPFEIFVVKNQDIKEQIKPVAWNQSVITDCSHLLVFAAWDTYTPERINHMFDLTNEIRGFENEGWENYRQMLLGMYPQKDPEENFNHAAKQAYIAFTEALTAAAFEGVDATPLEGFEPDAVDKILGLREKGLRSAVMLPIGYRKEDTDWLVNLVKVRKPMSELVTVIE from the coding sequence ATGGAATTATTAGACAAATTAAATTGGAGATATGCTGCAAAAGCAATGAATGGCGAAAAAGTAGCAGAAGATAAAGTAGAACGTATTTTAGAAGCAGCTCGCTTAGCTCCAACTTCTAGTGGTTTACAACCTTTTGAGATTTTTGTTGTTAAAAATCAAGATATTAAGGAACAAATTAAGCCTGTGGCTTGGAATCAATCGGTAATTACAGACTGTTCTCATTTATTAGTCTTTGCTGCATGGGATACTTATACTCCAGAGCGTATTAACCATATGTTTGATTTAACTAACGAGATTCGTGGTTTCGAAAACGAAGGATGGGAAAATTACCGTCAAATGTTATTAGGTATGTATCCTCAAAAAGATCCAGAAGAAAACTTCAACCACGCTGCAAAACAAGCTTACATCGCTTTTACGGAAGCATTAACCGCTGCTGCTTTTGAAGGTGTAGATGCAACGCCTCTAGAAGGCTTTGAACCAGATGCAGTAGATAAAATATTAGGCTTACGCGAAAAAGGACTACGTAGTGCTGTCATGTTACCTATTGGTTATAGAAAAGAAGATACAGATTGGTTAGTAAACTTAGTAAAGGTTAGAAAACCTATGTCAGAGTTAGTGACCGTAATTGAATAA
- a CDS encoding TetR/AcrR family transcriptional regulator produces the protein MAKLQKSIDKRNALIKATIELVNNNGFHATPMSKIAKMANVSPATIYLYFENKQDLVNKTYVEVKAKYTKYAFETYDATMSVEAGFELIWTRIADFKLKECDNALFLAQCDNTPMIDECSRQEGIKHLQPLLDLWQRGRQEGIIKPLSDYLLYAYAINPLSFLMMTEKRGAFKLDQTHLDEAYQSAWSSIKVCS, from the coding sequence ATGGCAAAACTTCAAAAAAGTATTGATAAACGTAACGCATTGATTAAAGCAACCATTGAGTTGGTAAACAACAATGGATTTCACGCGACACCAATGAGCAAAATAGCTAAGATGGCTAACGTCTCTCCTGCTACTATTTATCTGTACTTCGAAAATAAACAAGATTTAGTAAATAAGACTTACGTCGAAGTCAAGGCCAAATACACCAAATATGCATTTGAAACTTATGATGCTACCATGTCGGTTGAAGCTGGTTTTGAATTAATATGGACACGTATTGCCGATTTTAAACTTAAAGAGTGTGATAACGCCTTGTTTTTGGCACAATGTGATAACACACCAATGATTGACGAATGCAGTAGACAAGAAGGCATAAAACACCTACAACCGCTGCTCGATCTTTGGCAACGTGGTAGACAAGAAGGGATTATAAAACCATTGTCAGACTATTTATTATACGCCTACGCGATAAACCCTTTATCATTTTTAATGATGACGGAAAAACGTGGTGCTTTTAAATTAGACCAAACCCATTTAGACGAAGCCTATCAATCTGCTTGGAGCAGCATAAAAGTTTGTAGTTAA
- a CDS encoding NADP-dependent oxidoreductase: protein MIKTIVLNNRPEGKPTVSNFEFTSEDKTLDITSGEVLLEAAYVSVDPYLRGRMSDAKSYVPPFQLNKPVQSGVIAKVIASKNADFSEGDYVSGLLDWSTQQISNGEGLNKVDGSKAPLSTYLGVLGMTGLTAYLGLTQIGKPVKGETIVVSGAAGAVGSVVGQIAKILGLHVIGIAGTDEKIDMLKDKFGFDAGINYNTSTDINADLKKLAPNGVDVYFDNVGGPISDAVLFNINHFARIIICGAISVYNETELPKSISVQPFLVKNSALMQGFIVSNYADKFTEAMQKLAGWLADGKLKYTETIVDGFDNIPTAFIDLFEGKNKGKMIVKI, encoded by the coding sequence ATGATTAAAACCATAGTATTAAATAATAGACCGGAAGGAAAACCTACGGTTTCAAATTTTGAATTCACGTCGGAAGACAAAACATTAGACATCACTTCTGGAGAAGTCCTTTTAGAAGCAGCTTACGTTTCTGTAGATCCTTACTTAAGAGGACGCATGAGCGACGCTAAATCTTATGTCCCTCCTTTTCAATTAAACAAGCCAGTACAATCTGGTGTAATTGCTAAAGTCATCGCGTCTAAAAACGCTGATTTTTCTGAAGGTGATTATGTTTCTGGACTATTAGACTGGTCTACACAACAAATTTCTAATGGTGAAGGGTTAAATAAAGTCGATGGGTCTAAAGCGCCTCTAAGCACGTACTTAGGTGTTTTAGGAATGACAGGATTAACTGCATATTTAGGTTTAACTCAGATAGGCAAACCAGTTAAAGGTGAGACGATTGTAGTTTCTGGAGCTGCAGGAGCTGTTGGTAGTGTTGTTGGACAAATAGCAAAAATATTAGGACTTCATGTTATAGGAATTGCAGGTACCGATGAGAAGATTGACATGCTAAAAGACAAATTTGGTTTTGATGCAGGTATCAATTATAACACGAGTACAGATATTAATGCGGACTTAAAAAAACTAGCACCAAATGGTGTTGATGTTTATTTTGATAACGTTGGTGGTCCAATATCTGATGCTGTATTATTCAATATCAATCATTTTGCTAGAATCATTATTTGTGGTGCCATCTCTGTGTATAACGAAACGGAATTACCTAAAAGCATTAGCGTACAGCCCTTTTTAGTAAAAAATAGTGCTTTAATGCAAGGGTTTATTGTATCAAATTATGCAGATAAATTCACAGAAGCCATGCAAAAATTAGCTGGATGGTTAGCGGACGGTAAATTAAAGTATACTGAAACCATAGTAGACGGTTTTGATAATATCCCAACTGCTTTTATCGATTTATTCGAAGGTAAAAACAAAGGAAAAATGATTGTCAAAATCTAA
- a CDS encoding DoxX family protein: MKLIWTVLKVLLAAFIIYAGSQHFIKPAFFNAFVPDFLIYKTGIIYASGVIEVLLGLLLLVPKYASKAAFGIFILMLLFLPIHVWDVFSDTPAIGSHQAAMIRLPIQFVLIALSYKLYKTNA; this comes from the coding sequence ATGAAACTAATTTGGACGGTATTAAAAGTATTACTCGCTGCATTTATCATATATGCAGGAAGCCAACATTTTATTAAACCAGCGTTTTTTAATGCCTTTGTACCTGATTTTTTAATCTATAAAACAGGTATAATTTATGCTTCTGGTGTTATTGAGGTGCTTTTAGGTCTTTTATTACTTGTGCCAAAATATGCTAGCAAAGCGGCTTTTGGTATTTTTATTTTAATGCTTCTTTTTCTACCAATACATGTTTGGGATGTGTTTTCTGATACACCCGCTATTGGAAGTCATCAGGCCGCAATGATAAGATTACCGATACAGTTTGTTTTAATTGCTTTGTCTTATAAACTTTATAAAACTAACGCGTAA
- a CDS encoding mannitol dehydrogenase family protein, which produces MKNYKLNSANLSNLSERIAVPQYDRSKVKTGIVHVGIGGFHRAHEAFYTDQLLHDNSVTDWGICGVALLDFDTKIYNTLKAQDGLYTLVVKQLDGTHTNRVIGSIVEYLFAPEDPIKVIEKMASPEVKIISLTITEGGYNYNEATKAFDFTNPLIQHDLENPQAPKTIFGYLTQALKLRKDRGLVGCTIQSCDNIQGNGHMTKKMLLSYVTTAAPDLVAWIENNVSFPNAMVDRITPVTAPIDITILSETLGVDDAWPVVCEPFKQWVIEDDFIAGRPAWETVGAQFVDNVVPYERMKLSLLNAGHSVLGILGALIGYNTIDQSVSNPNIATFLNTYMDVEVTSTLGDLEGVNLDDYKKSLLERFGNINIKDQIDRICSESSAKFPIFILPTVQSQLESEGSVQLAAFVVAAWAIYSLGKDENGADLIIKDAMQLELKEKALEAKTNPEAFLEIDSIFGNLKTSSVFVEAYIDAYQDIEKHGVEVCVKNRNANHFTKI; this is translated from the coding sequence ATGAAAAATTACAAATTAAACTCTGCAAACCTTTCAAACCTTTCTGAAAGAATTGCTGTACCGCAATACGATAGGTCTAAAGTTAAAACAGGTATTGTACATGTTGGTATTGGTGGTTTTCATAGAGCGCATGAAGCGTTTTATACCGACCAGTTATTACATGATAACTCAGTGACTGATTGGGGAATCTGTGGTGTCGCTTTATTAGATTTTGACACTAAAATTTATAACACCTTAAAAGCGCAAGATGGTTTGTACACTTTGGTTGTTAAGCAATTAGATGGGACACATACCAATCGTGTGATTGGATCGATAGTAGAGTATTTGTTTGCGCCAGAAGATCCTATAAAGGTTATTGAAAAAATGGCAAGTCCAGAGGTTAAAATTATTTCTCTAACCATTACAGAAGGAGGATATAATTATAATGAAGCGACTAAAGCGTTTGATTTTACTAATCCTTTAATTCAACATGATTTAGAAAACCCGCAAGCTCCAAAAACTATTTTTGGATACTTGACGCAAGCCTTAAAATTAAGAAAGGATAGAGGGTTAGTAGGTTGTACGATTCAATCTTGTGATAATATTCAAGGTAATGGACACATGACCAAAAAGATGTTATTGAGTTATGTTACTACAGCAGCACCTGATTTAGTAGCGTGGATTGAAAATAATGTGTCATTTCCAAATGCAATGGTGGATAGGATAACGCCAGTAACTGCTCCGATAGATATTACTATTTTAAGCGAAACATTGGGGGTTGACGACGCTTGGCCTGTAGTTTGCGAGCCTTTTAAACAATGGGTGATTGAGGATGACTTTATAGCAGGTCGTCCAGCATGGGAAACTGTTGGAGCACAATTTGTTGATAATGTGGTGCCTTATGAGAGAATGAAACTAAGTTTATTAAATGCGGGGCATTCTGTATTAGGTATTCTTGGAGCGCTAATAGGATATAATACTATCGATCAATCGGTGTCTAATCCAAATATCGCTACGTTTTTAAATACTTATATGGATGTAGAGGTAACGTCAACTTTAGGTGATTTGGAAGGTGTTAATCTAGACGACTATAAAAAATCACTTTTAGAGCGCTTCGGAAATATTAATATTAAAGATCAAATAGATCGTATTTGTTCAGAAAGCTCTGCCAAATTTCCAATCTTTATTTTACCAACGGTCCAATCTCAGTTAGAAAGTGAAGGGTCTGTGCAGTTAGCAGCCTTTGTTGTAGCAGCTTGGGCTATTTATAGCTTAGGTAAAGATGAGAATGGTGCAGATTTAATTATTAAAGATGCCATGCAATTGGAATTAAAAGAAAAAGCTTTAGAGGCCAAAACTAATCCAGAAGCATTTTTAGAAATAGACTCTATTTTTGGAAACCTTAAGACGTCTTCAGTTTTTGTAGAGGCTTATATTGACGCTTATCAAGATATTGAAAAGCATGGTGTTGAAGTATGTGTAAAAAATAGAAATGCTAACCATTTTACAAAGATTTAA
- a CDS encoding organic hydroperoxide resistance protein encodes MKATNYTAIATAKGGRSGHVKTNDGVLDLKVSVPVEFGGQDNGYTNPEQLFAAGWAACFDNALIMVAKAKKIELESTTTVEATLGALDDGSFGLSAVIKVKIDNLPTEDAKKIIEGAHRVCPYSKATKGNINVEIIQL; translated from the coding sequence ATGAAAGCAACTAATTACACAGCAATAGCTACCGCTAAAGGCGGAAGAAGTGGTCATGTAAAAACAAATGATGGTGTCTTAGATTTAAAAGTATCTGTCCCTGTCGAGTTTGGTGGTCAAGACAACGGTTATACCAATCCAGAGCAATTATTTGCTGCTGGTTGGGCTGCCTGTTTTGATAATGCCCTTATCATGGTTGCTAAAGCTAAAAAAATAGAATTAGAATCTACAACAACTGTAGAGGCTACTTTAGGCGCACTAGACGATGGTAGTTTTGGATTGTCAGCAGTCATAAAAGTCAAAATTGATAATTTACCGACTGAAGACGCTAAAAAAATTATTGAAGGCGCACATCGTGTTTGCCCTTATTCAAAAGCGACTAAAGGAAATATAAATGTTGAAATCATTCAACTTTAA
- a CDS encoding NUDIX hydrolase: MAPEKILNISVDCVVFGYDITSKSLNVLLIHRFLETENKVLVDDYVLTGYHVYKTETLDDTATRVLKELTGLTNQYKKQFKAFGNPDRLMNEKDLIWIKNEEFNLRTVTIAYYFLLKTEDVNLDSITNKATWFPIDNLPELGFDHKKIILEAYDDLKVKCLSEPIIFKLLPDKFTINEVQDLYQSILNIDIDNRNFRRKLINKKYIIALDEKQVGVSKKPAQLYMFSKDIYDKMFSKNYLISI, translated from the coding sequence ATGGCACCAGAAAAAATTTTAAATATATCTGTAGATTGTGTTGTTTTTGGATATGATATCACCTCTAAATCCTTAAACGTATTATTAATACATCGTTTTTTAGAAACTGAAAACAAAGTACTAGTAGACGATTATGTTTTAACAGGATACCACGTCTATAAAACGGAAACCTTAGACGACACCGCTACGCGCGTTTTAAAAGAGTTAACGGGCCTAACCAATCAATATAAAAAACAATTCAAAGCCTTTGGGAATCCAGACCGGTTGATGAATGAAAAGGATTTAATATGGATTAAAAATGAAGAATTCAATCTAAGGACAGTCACCATAGCCTATTACTTTTTACTTAAAACTGAAGATGTTAATTTAGACAGTATCACAAACAAAGCCACGTGGTTTCCTATTGACAACCTACCAGAATTAGGTTTTGATCACAAAAAAATTATACTTGAAGCCTATGACGATTTAAAAGTAAAATGTCTTTCAGAACCTATTATATTTAAATTACTCCCTGATAAATTTACTATTAACGAAGTCCAAGATTTATACCAATCCATTTTGAATATAGATATTGATAACAGAAACTTTAGACGTAAATTAATTAACAAAAAGTATATTATTGCATTAGACGAAAAACAAGTTGGTGTTTCAAAAAAACCAGCCCAACTCTATATGTTCAGTAAAGATATTTACGATAAGATGTTTAGTAAAAATTACCTGATAAGCATTTAG
- a CDS encoding ABC transporter permease, with protein sequence MALTIKEQLSSPGGILKFLVKYNTIFIFLLLVLFSALISDVFFTSVNLSNLLKQVSGIGIISIGMLIVILTGGIDLSVGSMVALLAVTFAILINLIILPLAIVFTIAIGFGLGSISGYLVAYQKMAPFVATLALMTIARGLGFIYSKGSPVTFKTAGGVFMSDFANNATLGIPNIAIVFFLIVIVAMVMLRYNVFGRLIIAIGSNEEASRLSGIKVNKYKFLVYAISGALAATAAIIVASRTNLGSPNMGMSWELDAIAAVVIGGASLNGGRGTAINTLMGVLILGLIGNILNLLNVPSYPQQVVKGGIIIFAVLLQRFESK encoded by the coding sequence ATGGCTTTAACAATAAAAGAACAACTAAGCAGTCCTGGAGGCATACTAAAGTTTTTAGTAAAGTATAATACCATATTTATTTTCCTTTTATTAGTCCTGTTTTCAGCACTGATTTCTGATGTGTTTTTTACATCAGTAAACCTTTCCAATTTATTAAAACAAGTGTCAGGTATAGGTATTATTAGTATTGGTATGCTTATCGTGATTCTAACAGGTGGTATTGATTTGTCTGTAGGATCCATGGTTGCTTTATTAGCAGTCACCTTTGCTATATTAATAAATCTTATAATTTTACCACTAGCCATTGTATTTACTATTGCTATTGGTTTTGGTTTGGGGAGTATTTCTGGATATCTAGTAGCTTATCAAAAAATGGCTCCTTTTGTCGCCACCTTAGCCTTAATGACTATTGCTAGAGGTTTAGGGTTTATATATTCTAAGGGCTCTCCAGTTACTTTTAAGACAGCAGGAGGGGTATTTATGTCAGACTTTGCAAATAACGCAACACTAGGGATTCCTAATATAGCTATCGTCTTTTTTCTTATTGTGATTGTAGCTATGGTTATGTTGCGTTACAACGTGTTTGGACGCTTAATAATAGCGATTGGAAGTAACGAAGAAGCGTCACGATTATCAGGTATTAAAGTTAATAAGTATAAGTTTTTAGTGTACGCTATTTCTGGTGCTTTGGCAGCGACCGCAGCAATAATTGTAGCCTCTAGAACTAATTTAGGATCGCCAAATATGGGGATGTCATGGGAATTGGACGCTATTGCAGCTGTAGTTATTGGTGGGGCTAGTTTAAATGGTGGTCGAGGAACAGCGATAAATACATTAATGGGAGTTTTGATTTTAGGTTTAATAGGGAATATTTTAAACTTATTAAATGTACCATCATACCCACAACAAGTAGTTAAAGGAGGAATTATAATATTTGCGGTTTTACTTCAAAGGTTTGAAAGCAAATAA
- a CDS encoding iron-containing alcohol dehydrogenase translates to MNNFDFKNPTKIIFGKDTIAKIKEEIPQDAKVLLLYGGGSIKKNGIYDQVKTALASVDVVEFGGIPANPEYATLMEALQVIKDQNITYLLAVGGGSVIDGTKFLSSAARYDGDTPWDILTKNIRTEKGMPFGTVLTLPATGSEMNSGAVITRAETKEKLAMGGPGLFPQFSILDPQVIQSIPQRQLANGLTDAFTHVLEQYMTYPIGALLQDRFAESILQTLVEVAPTVLKDPTDYKAASNFMWSCTMALNGLIQKGVPTDWAVHAIGHELTALFGIDHARTLAVIAPSHYKFNFEDKKEKLAQYGERVWNITEGSTEDKAHTAIEKTVAFFHELGIDTKLSDYTKDYEGTAEKISQRFTDRGWTGLGEHQTLSPDKVEKIVKMAY, encoded by the coding sequence ATGAACAATTTTGATTTTAAAAATCCTACTAAAATTATTTTTGGAAAGGATACGATAGCAAAAATAAAAGAAGAAATCCCTCAAGACGCCAAGGTATTACTACTTTATGGTGGTGGGAGTATTAAGAAAAACGGAATATACGACCAAGTTAAGACAGCATTAGCTAGTGTTGACGTTGTCGAGTTTGGTGGTATTCCTGCCAACCCAGAGTACGCGACTTTAATGGAAGCGTTACAGGTTATTAAAGACCAAAACATTACGTATTTACTAGCTGTTGGTGGTGGTTCTGTAATTGATGGGACTAAATTTTTATCCAGTGCTGCACGCTATGATGGCGATACACCATGGGATATTTTGACAAAAAATATCAGAACTGAAAAAGGAATGCCTTTCGGAACTGTTTTAACATTACCAGCAACAGGATCGGAAATGAATTCTGGCGCCGTAATTACAAGAGCAGAAACTAAAGAAAAATTAGCTATGGGTGGTCCTGGTTTATTTCCTCAGTTTTCAATTTTAGACCCTCAGGTGATACAATCTATTCCACAACGTCAATTAGCTAATGGACTTACAGATGCGTTTACACACGTCTTAGAACAATACATGACGTATCCTATTGGTGCTTTATTACAAGACCGTTTTGCGGAGAGTATTTTACAAACCTTAGTCGAAGTTGCTCCAACAGTACTAAAAGATCCTACAGACTATAAAGCGGCTTCAAACTTTATGTGGAGTTGCACGATGGCACTAAATGGATTAATACAAAAAGGAGTACCTACAGACTGGGCTGTTCACGCTATTGGTCATGAGTTAACGGCTCTATTTGGTATCGATCATGCCCGTACATTAGCTGTGATTGCTCCAAGCCATTACAAGTTTAATTTTGAGGACAAGAAAGAAAAATTAGCACAATATGGTGAACGCGTTTGGAATATTACCGAAGGTAGTACAGAAGACAAGGCTCATACTGCTATTGAAAAAACAGTTGCTTTTTTCCATGAATTAGGTATTGATACTAAATTATCAGATTATACTAAGGATTATGAAGGTACTGCTGAAAAGATCTCTCAGCGATTTACAGATCGTGGTTGGACAGGATTAGGAGAACATCAAACATTATCTCCTGATAAGGTTGAGAAAATAGTAAAAATGGCTTACTAA